From the genome of Monomorium pharaonis isolate MP-MQ-018 chromosome 2, ASM1337386v2, whole genome shotgun sequence, one region includes:
- the LOC105828908 gene encoding 4-coumarate--CoA ligase-like 2 → MSPRKIFLFNCRFRQVLDLTKYDLSSLKKVLFNGSTVNREIHANLIELLPDTSIIQVYSLTETGVIAYQRETGKIGSSGYVGRNVRLMITSLYPSAKIIPLGPNKNGRELGLRLEILGYYDTNGNIFIGQVNQIFKCKNKIISPAEIEAVLQNHPMVLEAVVVPVPHNLEDEYPKAFVTKVPRKEVSEEELQQWVIEKLRPDKKLCGSIIFLSRMPRISNGNIQRKIFNY, encoded by the exons ATGTCgccgagaaaaatatttttgtttaactgTCGGTTCCGACAAGTACTCGATCTTACCAAGTACGATCTTTCTTCTCTGAAGAAAGTCTTATTCAATGGTTCGACCGTCAATCGCGAAATTCACGCAAATCTCATCGAGTTGCTGCCAGATACTTCTATCATTCAAGTATATA GTTTAACTGAAACAGGAGTAATAGCTTACCAACGAGAAACCGGAAAGATTGGATCCAGCGGTTACGTGGGTAGAAATGTTCGATTGATGATCACATCTTTATATCCTTCCGCCAAAATAATTCCATTAGGTCCAAAC aAAAATGGACGAGAACTTGGTTTAAGACTGGAGATATTAGGCTACTACGATACGAATGGTAATATTTTCATCGGACAGGtcaatcaaattttcaaatgtaaaaataaaatcatctcACCGGCGGAAATTGAAGCCGTGTTACAAAATCATCCGATGGTTCTCGAAGCCGTTGTAGTGCCAGTGCCGCATAATCTTGAAGATGAATATCCAAAAGCATTTGTTACAAAGGTGCCGAGAAAAGAG GTATCGGAAGAAGAACTGCAACAATGggtaatagaaaaattgagGCCGGATAAAAAGCTTTGTGGTAGCATAATATTCCTTAGCCGAATGCCACGTATCTCAAATGGAAACATTCAACggaagatatttaattattga